From Vigna angularis cultivar LongXiaoDou No.4 chromosome 11, ASM1680809v1, whole genome shotgun sequence:
ATGAAGCGGGTGATGCAAACCTGGCTTCCAGCAAGTACTGCTCTATTGGAAATGATGATCTTTCATCTTCCCTCTCCATCAACTGCTCAGAAGTACCGTGTGGAAAATTTGTATGAGGGTCCTCTTGATGATCAATATGCTGCATCTATCAGAGCCTGTGACCCTGATGGTCCTCTGATGCTCTATGTGTCAAAGATGATTCCAGCATCTGACAAGGGTAGATTCTTTGCTTTTGGACGTGTGTTCTCTGGCAGGGTTTCAACTGGTTTGAAAGTGAGGATCATGGGACCAAATTATGTTCCTGGAGAGAAAAAGGATTTGTATGTCAAGAGTGTTCAACGTACTGTCATTTGGATGGGTAAGAGACAGGAGACTGTTGAGGATGTGCCATGTGGTAACACAGTTGCTTTGGTGGGTTTGGACCAATTTATCACTAAGAATGCTACATTGACGAATGAGAAGGAAGTTGATGCTCACCCTATTAGGGCCATGAAGTTTTCTGTCTCCCCAGTTGTGCGTGTTGCTGTTCAGTGCAAGGTTGCCTCAGATCTTCCCAAACTTGTTGAAGGTCTCAAGCGATTGGCCAAATCAGATCCTATGGTTGTTTGTACAATTGAGGAGTCTGGTGAGCACATTGTTGCTGGAGCCGGGGAGCTTCATCTTGAGATCTGTTTGAAGGACTTGCAGGATGATTTTATGGGTGGAGCTGAGATCATTAAATCTGACCCGGTTGTGTCATTCAGGGAGACTGTACTGGAGAGGTCATGCCGCACAGTGATGAGCAAGTCACCCAACAAGCACAACCGTCTGTACATGGAAGCAAGGCCAATGGAGGAGGGTCTGGCTGAAGCCATTGATGATGGCAAGATTGGACCAAGGGATGACCCAAAGGTTCGTTCTAAGATCTTGTCTGAAGAGTATGGCTGGGACAAGGATCTTGCTAAGAAGATTTGGTGTTTTGGCCCAGAGACCACTGGACCCAACATGGTGGTTGATATGTGTAAGGGAGTGCAATATCTGAATGAAATCAAGGATTCTGTGGTTGCTGGATTCCAGTGGGCATCAAAAGAAGGTGCATTGGCTGAGGAGAACATGAGAGCTATTTGCTTTGAAGTATGTGATGTGGTCCTTCACGCTGATGCTATCCACAGAGGTGGTGGTCAGATCATTCCTACTGCCAGGAGAGTGTTCTATGCTTCACAGCTTACTGCTAAACCAAGGCTTCTTGAGCCTGTCTACCTGGTTGAAATCCAGGCTCCTGAGCAAGCTCTTGGTGGTATCTACAGTGTCCTCAATCAGAAACGTGGACACGTCTTTGAGGAAATGCAGAGGCCAGGTACCCCACTCTACAACATCAAGGCATATCTCCCTGTCATTGAGTCTTTTGGTTTCTCAAGCACATTGAGGGCTGCAACATCAGGCCAAGCTTTCCCACAGTGTGTCTTTGATCATTGGGACATGATGTCCTCTGACCCATTGGAGGCTGGATCACAAGCTGCACAACTTGTGGCGGATATTCGCAAGAGGAAGGGCTTGAAGGAACAGATGACTCCTCTATCTGAGTACGAAGACAAgctttaaaatgttttattttagaactatttatttttcaacttatTAGCTGAATTTATCTTTCCAAAccttagttttaaatttttgtcgAGTTTTGTTTGTGGTTTTGTCAGTGACTTGTTGTACTTGTTATTTGTGCTTGCATCGATGTATTTTTGTTGCTCCATAGGATTTTGCATCGATGTTGGTTCGAACTATTTGTGCGAATTTTGCTTGAAAGAtactatttcaatatttttgtgttgcaaaataatcaaattatatagatTGAGTGCGATGGGCAATGACAGTGTGCTGTTCCTAGAAAAGGATAGATTTGTTTACCGTGGTTTCTTAAGCTGTGAGGGCGATTGGTTTTGATCGGCATAACTAAAATTCATTTCATGGCTGCTTGGTGGGTATTTTGGTAAGATATTTTGACACTATTATTCAATTATGTCTCTTTAAATATCATGAACATTTTTATTCTATCATCAATAAATCCTTTTAAAATCACTTCAAACTATATTCTTTAAACATGAGGGTTTGACCTTATTTTCGTCTCAATAAAACTTTCTTTTGTAACAGAATTTGGTATTTGCGGAGGCACCGAAAGTCCTCACTAATTTGAGTCAAATAACCTTACCccaaaaaatatatcatttaaaaatggAGAATATCACTATAAGACTTGATAAAACAATGagaaaactgaaaaaataaattcttaggACATGTTCATGATAAAAATcacttaatttagttttatatatttctctcactaatctagctttatatctttctattatttcatcagttttatgtttcattataaatattcatCTATCTTGTCTTTTGACTTATTAACAATTTCTTaacttgaatttctttttaatgtatttatttcttctttcatagcttgatttttttcatagtttGATTCCAATGTTCAAAGTTTATGATTTCCTAGATTGATGAAGGAATTTTTATGGCATTAATGATAGTAATAAAGCTTATTGTCAGTGAAAAAATACTCAAaaagatttgacaaatattattttttgatatttattgatagttaaataagataattatttaacaatatcaaataaaatattttaagatatatttttttcgaattatcttttatcaattatcaaagtccttttgtagaaaaaataaagaaaatcacAAGGTCCAAATTTTGTTGGACGGCCTCTTCTTGGTTTAGCCAAATTTCATAACTTTTTCATGCTTTTCTTATCTTTCTTATGCAATGTTTGACTTCATTTATTGTGGTTTTGATCATTTGTTATtcttaaatttatctttaaggtgtcatgaaactttaactaatttattttcatacctCAATCATCTCAACTTAGCTGTAATTGCACTAACATACCTTAAAATATTCAAagaacatttatgcaactaaaaaactattattaacatgtttttgtatcttATTCTTAGTAAAtccaattataacaaatcctaattaaaacttttaaagtAGAAGTAAGTTTAGGCTGTTCCATAATGAAGAGGCTTAAAGGGTCTTATTAGGTCGTGCTCTTTAATATGCATATTGAGCTGGCTAGGAACATGTTTCTATCACACCTAATAGTTTCACATCATTTAGGAGTCGATGTCAAGTACAATTTAAATACCCCTTCCCCCTTTCACCATTGGAGGGGtgttttaagaataaaatcGTAACAGAACTTTACTTTCTAAAACCGACAATATTAATGatactatttttcttaatttatttaaaaattaaaatatcatattgttaaaacttaaatagaagttatgaaaattttaaaaaaaatactcttttacaaatataaatataatgaaagaaatgaatttcattgtattgaaaaaacataaaagaataaatgacATTGATAAAAAgtacaagaaaataaatatatttaaaaatcaaaagtacaagaaaataaatatatataaaaatggaaAGAATACATGTCATTTTAAAGTAGAGGAGTTGTAACTTGTAAgtatcatttaatttaaattacgtTATCAGTGTTCCACTAAACTATAGATTTACTTTCTTGTGAAAATTTAAATTCCGGCAAAAAAATCAAACTGATTCCTGTACAAATCCTCCCTAACACAAcgatataatttatattaacttcAAGTTTAAAACTACAATTAAATGATAACAAAATCTTTTAACTATctgcaattaaaaaaaaaaagacacactaagatttttttttaattaatcctTCTTCGTTTTATAAGCagctaatttttaaatttagtctccttttcattttctcatgaAATATAGTTTTATCGTTTGTCTATTTTTACACCCAACAAAAAATTGCAATAATTCATTTTGTACTTGGAGCAAAGCAGACTGTACAAGGCAGCTTCTTTTCCTGCAACCATCATAATTTCTTCTGCGAACCTATTAATTTCGAATTTCACTGGAATACATTAAATCAATTCCGGAAATATTTTTTCGGAAGACACTCATCACAGCCTTATTCCGGATCAAAATTTCCGGAAACTTTAATGGGGTGCAGGACAAATTTGTTAGGATGCAGGAAGAAGCTGCCACTATAGAAACATCTGAGTCTCCTCCAGATAGTCCATGGTCAAGTcagaaaataatttagtttgtgTCACCAATATTTATAGAATTCAATTTTCTTGCACAACACTCCAAGAAACTTTCTGAACGGATCACTCTACCAAAAGTATACTAAGGTTATCCAACTCAAAATTCTGGTCAaagattttttatgattaacttCATTAAACATTTATTGAACATGGTTTTTACACAATCAGGATCTTCTATAAATGTCATCTATTGGTCTTAGACTCAAACTACCACCATCTTCTTGAGCCCTTTTGCCTTCTGTTTCTCTCCTAGCAAAAGGTAACTTCTGCTCTGATATTATCCACAGTGAATCAATATGATATTTTCAATCATCAAGCGGTTTTGTAACTTTCTTTGgcattttttcaatttctgtttaatactaaacattttatttatgcGTTCATTAATCATCATCGTTGATCTTTTCCAAGTCAGCTCGTGTTTGAGAGGATTAAGAACTTGTTAAGATGGTGAGTTGGCATTATTttcccattttctttttctctcaagGGATGATTTGAACTACTAAACTGGATAATCATGTACAGGTGAAGTTCACAGTTGATCAACTTCGGCGGATTATGGACCGCAAACACAACATTAGGAACATGTCTGTTATTGCTCACGTAGATCATGGTACGTTGTTATAGTTTTTTGCGTTGATGTGAagtccttcttcctagcttttAATGGTTGACATTGTTGAACAATAGTTTTCGCTGATTAGCTTTTGTATCTTCTTTGTCACGGGGTATAAAACAGAAAAGATTTTCACATTCTCCTTAAATTTCTGGTCCCTGATAGCTCAGTATTGTCACTGCCTTGTAAACACTgcagtatttattttaattagctTCTGGAATGCAGGAAAATCCACACTGACGGATTCTCTTGTGGCTGCTGCTGGAATCATAGCACAAGAGGTTGCAGGAGATGTGAGGATGACAGATACCCGTCAAGATGAAGCTGAGAGAGGTATCACTATCAAGTCCACTGGTATCTCTCTTTACTATGAAATGCCAAAGGGTGATTTGAAGAACTTCAAGGGAGAGCGTGAAGGGAATGAGTTCCTTATAAATCTCATTGACTCACCTGGGCATGTGGATTTCTCATCTGAGGTAACGGCTGCGCTTCGCATCACCGATGGAGCACTTGTGGTGGTGGATTGTGTTGAGGGTGTATGCGTACAGACTGAAACTGTGCTAAGACAAGCTCTTGGAGAAAGGGTTAAGCCTGTTTTGGCAGTTAACAAGGTGGATAGATGCTTCCTCGAGCTCAACCTTGATCCAGAGGAGGCATACCTTACATTTCAGAGGGTTGTTGAGAGTGCAAATGTGACCATGGCAACATATGAAGATGCTGTACTTGGTGATATTCAAGTTTACCCTGAGAAGGGAACAGTTGCATTCTCTGCTGGTTTGCATGGATGGGGTTTTACCCTCACCAACTTTGCCAAGATGTATGCTTCAAAGTTTGGAATTGACGAGGCAAAGATGATGAGTAGGCTTTGGGGTGCGAATTTCTTTGATTCTGCCACCAAAAGGTGGACCAACAAACACACCGGAACTGCTACCTGTAAGCGTGGCTTTGCTATGTTATGTTATGAACCGATCAAACATATTATTGAGCTTTGCATGAGCGAAAAGAGGGATGAGCTGTGGCCTAAGTTGCAAAAGCTTGGGGTAAACATGAAGTCAGAGGAAAAAGATTTGACTGGAAAGGCTTTGATGAAACGTGTTATGCAGAGTTGGCTCCCGGCAAGTAGTGCCCTTCTGGAGATGATAATATATCACCTTCCCTCTCCTGCCAATGCTCAGCAGTATCGCGTCCAGAATTTGTACAATGGTCCCCTGGATGATCCTTATGCTTCTGCTATCAGAAACTGTGACCCTGAAGGACCTCTAATGCTCTATGTCTCAAAGATGATTCCTGCATCTGATAGGGGTAGGTTTTATGCTTTTGGTCGAGTTTTCTCTGGCAGGGTTTCAACTGGTTTGAAAGTCAGAATCATGGGACCAAACTATGTCCCTGGAGATAAAAAGGACTTGTATGTTAAAAGTGTTCAGCGAACTGTAATTTGGATGGGAAAGAAACAGGAAACTATTGAGGATGTGCCTTGTGGCAACACGGTAGCTATGGTGGGTTTGGATCAATTCATAACAAAAAATGCTACATTGACCAATGAGAAGGAATTTGATGCACATCCCATTCGAGCTATGAAGTTTTCTGTGTCACCCGTGGTAAGTGTTGCTGTTACATGCAGGGTTCCGTCAGATCTTCCAAAGCTCCAAGAAGGTCTAAAACGTTTAGCTAAGTCAGATCCTATGGTGGTGTGCACAATGTCAGAGACAGGAGAGCATATAATATCTGCTGCTGGTGAGCTTCATCTAGAAATCTGCCTGAAGGACTTACAGGTCGATTTTATGAATGGAGCAGAGGTTTCGATATCTGATCCTATTGTCTCTTTTTGCGAGACTGTGTTTGAGAGATCTTGCCGTACAGTGATGAGCAAGTCACCAAACAAACACAACCGCCTATACATGGAAGCAAGGCCTATGGAAGATGGACTAGCAAAGGCTATTGATGATGAAAAGATTGGACCGGGGGTTGACCCAAAAAATAGGTCTAAAATATTGTCAGAAGAGTTTGGTTGGGACAAGGATCTGGCCAAGAAAATATGGTGTTTTGGCCCTGAGGGTAAAGGACCCAACATGGTGGTAGATACATGCAAGGGTATACAGTACCTCAGTGAAATCAAAGACTCAGTTGTTGCTGGATTTGAGTTAGCATCAAAAGGAGGTCCAATGGCTGATGAGAAAATGCGAGGGGTCTGCTTTGAGATTTGTGATGTGGTTCTTCATGCTGATGCTATTCACAGAGGAGGTGGCCAGATCATTCCAACAGCTAGAAGGGTCTTCTATGCAGCCACACTAACAGCAAAACCGAGACTTCTCGAGCCTGTGTATCTGGTGGAGATACAGGCACCTGAACAGGTCCTTGGCGGTATATACAGTGTTCTTAACCAAAAAAGAGGGCATGTGTTCGAGGAAATCTGGAGGCCAGGCACCCCACTTTACAATGTCAAGGCATATTTGCCTGTTGTTGAGTCATTTAAATTCAACGAATCACTAAGGGCTCAAACCGGGGGGCAGGCTTTCCCCCAGTTAGTATTTGACCATTGGGATATGGTGTCATCTGATCCACTAGAACCTGGCACTCCTGCTGCTGCTCGTGTTGCAGATATAAGAAGGAAGAAAGGCTTGAAGGAACAAATCACACCTCTCTCCGAGTTCGAGGACAGGTTTTGATGTGTCAATAAGTTCTCTTAGATAGAAATATACAGtaatttcttttccattttcctaGTTTGTGTTCATATTTCTCAATCTTAATGTTACTTGATGTTTATTGTAGTTTTTCAACTTTACTGTTGCATGTTACACTCCAAATGAtcattctttctctctttctttattaTCATAACttcatattttatgtttcaatttcGCATCTTAGCTTCCCCGTTTGTAAATTAGATTTTGGGATAGCT
This genomic window contains:
- the LOC108333946 gene encoding elongation factor 2, translating into MVKFTAEELRRIMDYKHNIRNMSVIAHVDHGKSTLTDSLVAAAGIIAQEVAGDVRMTDTRADEAERGITIKSTGISLYYEMSDESLKNFKGERNGNEYLINLIDSPGHVDFSSEVTAALRITDGALVVVDCVEGVCVQTETVLRQALGERIRPVLTVNKMDRCFLELQVDGEEAYQTFQRVIENANVIMATYEDPLLGDVQVYPEKGTVAFSAGLHGWAFTLTNFAKMYASKFGVDEAKMMERLWGENFFDPATKKWTSKNTGNATCKRGFVQFCYEPIKQIINTCMNDQKDKLWPMLQKLGVTMKSDEKDLMGKALMKRVMQTWLPASTALLEMMIFHLPSPSTAQKYRVENLYEGPLDDQYAASIRACDPDGPLMLYVSKMIPASDKGRFFAFGRVFSGRVSTGLKVRIMGPNYVPGEKKDLYVKSVQRTVIWMGKRQETVEDVPCGNTVALVGLDQFITKNATLTNEKEVDAHPIRAMKFSVSPVVRVAVQCKVASDLPKLVEGLKRLAKSDPMVVCTIEESGEHIVAGAGELHLEICLKDLQDDFMGGAEIIKSDPVVSFRETVLERSCRTVMSKSPNKHNRLYMEARPMEEGLAEAIDDGKIGPRDDPKVRSKILSEEYGWDKDLAKKIWCFGPETTGPNMVVDMCKGVQYLNEIKDSVVAGFQWASKEGALAEENMRAICFEVCDVVLHADAIHRGGGQIIPTARRVFYASQLTAKPRLLEPVYLVEIQAPEQALGGIYSVLNQKRGHVFEEMQRPGTPLYNIKAYLPVIESFGFSSTLRAATSGQAFPQCVFDHWDMMSSDPLEAGSQAAQLVADIRKRKGLKEQMTPLSEYEDKL
- the LOC108332595 gene encoding elongation factor 2; this encodes MVKFTVDQLRRIMDRKHNIRNMSVIAHVDHGKSTLTDSLVAAAGIIAQEVAGDVRMTDTRQDEAERGITIKSTGISLYYEMPKGDLKNFKGEREGNEFLINLIDSPGHVDFSSEVTAALRITDGALVVVDCVEGVCVQTETVLRQALGERVKPVLAVNKVDRCFLELNLDPEEAYLTFQRVVESANVTMATYEDAVLGDIQVYPEKGTVAFSAGLHGWGFTLTNFAKMYASKFGIDEAKMMSRLWGANFFDSATKRWTNKHTGTATCKRGFAMLCYEPIKHIIELCMSEKRDELWPKLQKLGVNMKSEEKDLTGKALMKRVMQSWLPASSALLEMIIYHLPSPANAQQYRVQNLYNGPLDDPYASAIRNCDPEGPLMLYVSKMIPASDRGRFYAFGRVFSGRVSTGLKVRIMGPNYVPGDKKDLYVKSVQRTVIWMGKKQETIEDVPCGNTVAMVGLDQFITKNATLTNEKEFDAHPIRAMKFSVSPVVSVAVTCRVPSDLPKLQEGLKRLAKSDPMVVCTMSETGEHIISAAGELHLEICLKDLQVDFMNGAEVSISDPIVSFCETVFERSCRTVMSKSPNKHNRLYMEARPMEDGLAKAIDDEKIGPGVDPKNRSKILSEEFGWDKDLAKKIWCFGPEGKGPNMVVDTCKGIQYLSEIKDSVVAGFELASKGGPMADEKMRGVCFEICDVVLHADAIHRGGGQIIPTARRVFYAATLTAKPRLLEPVYLVEIQAPEQVLGGIYSVLNQKRGHVFEEIWRPGTPLYNVKAYLPVVESFKFNESLRAQTGGQAFPQLVFDHWDMVSSDPLEPGTPAAARVADIRRKKGLKEQITPLSEFEDRF